In Pontibacillus halophilus JSM 076056 = DSM 19796, the genomic stretch GACTAAATGCGCTCCACACGTTGCAGTGTCTCTGTAAGCAAGTCCCTTAGAAATTCGGGCATGTAATATTCTTTCTCACGACTTTGAGCAATTTCTGGAAGTAAGCGACCAAACGTAAACATATCCGCAGTCGCGATGGTATACGTTCTATGCCGGTCAATCGGTTCTCCATCTAACTCAATACGCTCAAGATGCTCATGACCCTCAGCGTCTTTCCGTGTGAACACGTCTAATCCTGAGTAGATCATCTTGCCAATGACCTCTCCTCTAAAGCCAAATCCCTTTAATTTCAGCTCTGTAAACCGTTTCGTCAACGATTCACGTACCACCTCTGTTAACTCGTCACCTGTTAACTTTACGGTACAAGGGTTTATTGGGTGTGGACAGATTCGGTGCACGTCACCGCGGGTTACATGACCTTGTTCCAAGGAATCCAATAGCACTCCAGCATTCAACATAGCAACAGGCGCCCCTGTCCACATCCTGACAGTTTCCACCAGTTCACGAATTAACAGCGTTTCCTGGAACCAGTTAACAGAAAGAGGCTCTTTCACATGAGCAATGGATTGGTCTAGGTAGCTGAAAGCCTTGTTCGAATACTGTTGTAACGTAGCTTCAGTCTCTTCATCTTTCATGAATGTGGCAATTGAGTAGGCTGATGCAGCTTTGGAAGTTAACCTCTTATCTTCTGCATCGTATTGTAGATGAACTTGTCCAACATAATGTCCATGCTTGCCGGCAGCAGTGAGCAACGTATCATTCACCCACTCCCCCTGCTTGAACAAGTGATGGGTATGCCCTCCAATAATAACTTCAATCTGTGGAAAGCGGCGAGCAATCTCCTCATCATCATTGATCCCTAAGTGAGATAATAAGACGACGATGTCTGCCTTCTCTTCGACAATGGGAACTAGCTTCTCTAACTGTTCATACGGAGATGACACGTCCCAACCTAGCTGACGATAGAAAGCTTGGAAAGGGGCCGTCAATCCAATCACCCCGATTCTTGTACCAGCCTTCGTTTCCTTTATGGTGTAGGATTTCAGCCATGCAGGTTCTTGTTCTTCCGAATGGAGATTCCCCACAATAACATCAAAGGTCGCCTCATCATAAAGGTGATATAAATCTTGATATGAAAGCGTAATTCCTTCGTTATTTCCTATCGTTACAAGATCATATCCTGCCTCATTAAGAAGCTCAACGTTCGCTTTCCCCATCATCGCCTCTGATATAGGATGAAAGCGATCGACGTGGTCACCCACATCAAGTAACAGCATTGTTTCATCTCTTCGTTGGTGATGAAGCTGTTGCTCTTTCCAATGACCGATAATTGAAGGCCAATTCTCAAAGTGACTGTGCAAGTCATTTGTATAATAGAGGTATATATTCTCCTTCATAAGATCTCACTCCTTAACGAACTCCGTCCCAAATCAATCTAATCCCTATAATAACGAGGAGCACGCGTAAAATCCATTCAACCGATTTACTATTTAAACGTTGGTTGAGTTTCGCACCGAGGGTACCACCTATCCATGCCCCAGGAATAAGGAACAGTGTATATAACCATTCCACGTGACCTAACACGATATGTGTAAAAGAACTAAAGATGCTAATCGCAAAAATAATAAACATCGATGTAGCGGTAGCCACATGAGGAGGGATAGCAAAGAACATAATCATAATTGGAACGAGTAAAGACCCTCCTCCAATTCCGAATAAACCTGAGAGCATTCCCACACAGAATGAGAGAACGACACTCAATAGGATGGGCACGTGATACTCGTGTGTCTCACCATCCAACGTAACGGCCCTCGACAGTGCCCACTTAAACCTCGTACGTTTGCTCCCCTGACGTTTAGGAAGAAAGAATAACCCTGTCACAAGTAACATTAATATGCCGAACCATAGGGTAAAAGCATCTGCATGAATATATTGGTTGAGGAGAGAGCCGACAATTCCTCCAGGCAAGCTGCCTATCAGCAATAACCCTCCAAGTTTTACATCTGTTCG encodes the following:
- a CDS encoding sulfite exporter TauE/SafE family protein, with translation MTSFIIMLLIGLTAGLLGSVAGLGGGTIIVPSLLLLEAYVPEFSWVTPQKIVGISLFLMIFTGLSSTITYVKGNRTDVKLGGLLLIGSLPGGIVGSLLNQYIHADAFTLWFGILMLLVTGLFFLPKRQGSKRTRFKWALSRAVTLDGETHEYHVPILLSVVLSFCVGMLSGLFGIGGGSLLVPIMIMFFAIPPHVATATSMFIIFAISIFSSFTHIVLGHVEWLYTLFLIPGAWIGGTLGAKLNQRLNSKSVEWILRVLLVIIGIRLIWDGVR
- a CDS encoding bifunctional metallophosphatase/5'-nucleotidase, with the protein product MKENIYLYYTNDLHSHFENWPSIIGHWKEQQLHHQRRDETMLLLDVGDHVDRFHPISEAMMGKANVELLNEAGYDLVTIGNNEGITLSYQDLYHLYDEATFDVIVGNLHSEEQEPAWLKSYTIKETKAGTRIGVIGLTAPFQAFYRQLGWDVSSPYEQLEKLVPIVEEKADIVVLLSHLGINDDEEIARRFPQIEVIIGGHTHHLFKQGEWVNDTLLTAAGKHGHYVGQVHLQYDAEDKRLTSKAASAYSIATFMKDEETEATLQQYSNKAFSYLDQSIAHVKEPLSVNWFQETLLIRELVETVRMWTGAPVAMLNAGVLLDSLEQGHVTRGDVHRICPHPINPCTVKLTGDELTEVVRESLTKRFTELKLKGFGFRGEVIGKMIYSGLDVFTRKDAEGHEHLERIELDGEPIDRHRTYTIATADMFTFGRLLPEIAQSREKEYYMPEFLRDLLTETLQRVERI